AGTAATACAATGTAACTAATATAGTTGAACTagatttataaattattcttGAAAACGGTATTCACTTACTGTTGCTATAAACACGCTTTTCTGCCTAAACACCATTTCTGTAAATGTTTTGACCTTGATACCTTAATTGGATTGTATCGTGTTTCTCAAGCACATATAAGGCTTTATCTAATGCAGCTTGTGagtatttatttgaatctACAAATTCTCTCTTTAATGTTGTGTAAGAAGTGGACCAGCCGATTGGTAATCTTCTCTTAAGTTCTTGCTCAATACGTCGAATTTCAGTAAAGATACCAGAGTTACCTTGGTTTAACCCACCAATTGGATCTTGAGAAGCAGCATCCATTGTAGAAGCTTGAAACAATCTAATAGACTCTTCGACATGTCTGACTTCAGCAACTGGTGATAATTCCAATTTAGCCAGAGACTCGGTGATACGAATAATGGCTTCTAATTGACGGATAGTAATAGGAATGGACGATCTTTCTGTAGATTCCAATTCGTTGATTAACAGTTGTTTTCTGATTTCAACGAAGTGCGAGGATAGTCTATCAGAAGCTTCAGGAGTAAGTCTTGGTGCACATTTCAGTCTACAGTATGTGATATAACGTTTCATCTTTTCCATCGGTAGTTCATTTTTTGAGTTTTCTGAGTCTTGGTCATTTTGAGCTGCACGACCTGTATGGATGTTAATAACATGGTTAGCGATTGAAATATCACGTTCTTCGTTATGATCATCcttaacaataaaaatcaTATCAAAACGAGACAAGATGGTAGTTTggaaatcaatattttcaccTGGAGattttaaatcatcataACGACCATAAATTGGATTAGCAGCGGCTAAGACACTGGTTCTGGAATTTAAAACCGTGGTAATACCAGCTTTGGCAACAGAAATTGTTTGTTGTTCCATGGCTTCGTGAATAGCAACACGATCTTCATCTCTCATTTTATCGAATTCATCAATACAGACCACACCACCATCTGCTAAGACCATAGCACCACCTTCTAGATAAAATTCACGGGTAGCAGGATCTCTTTGAACAGATGCGGTTAAACCTGCAGCAGATGAACCTTTACCTGATGTATACACAGCAATAGGTGAAACTTTCTCcacaaattttaataattgagATTTAGCGGTACCGGGATCACCTAAAAGTAAGACATTTATATCACCTCTTAGTCTCATACCATCAGGAAGAAGCTTCTTAGAACCCCCCATAAGCAAACAAACGATAGCACGTTTAATATCGATATTACCATAGATAGATGGAGCAATGGAATTTGTAAATAACTCATAAATATCTGGTCTTCTACTTAACTGtaaaaattcttcttcttcttcttctgaaAACATTGACATGGCACTTCCATTTATACTTGCAGCTGTTGCTATGTCTGTTTGGATACCTAGAACTTTTATGTACGGATTTCTGATTGCGACCGCCGACCCACTGTTACCACCAGCACTTCTAGCGTTTTTTTTAGATTGATAAATTGAGTAAATACCAACTGCGGTAACACGAGTACCTGGTACAACTCTATTTGTTAAATAACGATCACAagtcattaaaatattacgTGGCATTTCACCTACAGGAACTGATTCTGGTACCTCTTGtaactttaaaaattgttgatCAATAAATTGAGAATTTtcatgaataataatatacgGATCTGGACCACAATTTTTTGGTGTAGTGCCACTTGGATCATCTTCAGTATTCAAAGAGGACAAACATGAGTGTGGTAGTGAAACATTACTACTTGAATTGATAGtattaaaattgttgatttttattgatGTAGTATGTCTACAATTACGGCACATTAAAGATAGGTATGTTGCACGAGAGGATAAAACAGATGCAGAAATGATAATACCAGATAAACGCACGATTTTAGAAACGTGTTGTGAATCCAAATCTCTCAGAAGTGTTTGATTTGCTTtagaattcaaaattagTTGGAAATTCGGGAATTTAATATCAGCAACATCAGTTGCAGCACCAATGTCTGGATTTACATCAGCGGTAGATCTATTCAAAATCGCAATTCTTTTTGCGACATCAGTAATGGCTCTTTCGAATAATGGAATAACATCGGTTGGttcatttgataattttttgtataaaTCTTCATTGTAACTAATTAGATGTTCGATATCTACAGTCAATGAATAGTTTTTAACTAATAGAGCATTTCTCAATTGATCTCTGTATAGAAAATGTGAATCAAATCTAAACTCTAAtatgaaatttttgaatgatttaataaCTTCAGTATTGTCATCATCATTAGGAGATGAGCCTTGTAAAACTGGTGCACTGAATATTTCAGGTCTATCAAATgacatttttttctataaaaaatttggaaCTATCTATATATGATCTCCACACTAGGTTGTCGTTAAATTTTCACACAAACAATCTTGACTTTACCaatatacaaaaaaatacCTGAAAGTTCGGTTAAACTAATCTTTAATTGGAGGCAATTTACAATActgttattaaaataatagtccctttcattttatataaagttaCAATAGTTAACAGGAAAACTTTTTTAGCCTTTTTAACATTTAGATTCAATTTGTATTCAAATGCGAAAACTTGATATTTCATAAAGTTCTGTATTGAAACTAAGTAACGGGTTCTCACTCTCTTCTCTATCTTGACACCAGTTCAGAAATTAATTTGATGAACTTCCTATTCAGGTCAATAGCTGAAAATTAATTCTGTTTTCCTAAAACGGTAATGTAATTGAATTCGTGAATGATGATTTAATCCTCAGCGGttaaaaaacattataTGATAAGGGTCAGATGGTTGTAACTGACAAAGGCCATTCATAATTGcacaaaaattatatcaaaaGTATTCGCTAAGAATGGGGCAAATAAAATGGTGATTATAAGTGGCATGCTGGAATCGATATAAAGTCAACCACCTTTGTAGCTGGCTCTTCTGCTTGCTATGTGTCTATCACTTAGTTAAAAGATTTATGCAAAGACAAAATTCTTAGTGAAAAGTGTTTGGTTGAGTTATGgtatttatctttattgaGGTTGTATCCAGGTGTATTTATATCCATCCTTTCCAATGtaaaatgtatataaattattattcgACAATCCTCCTCTATTTAGTCAAAAACTTGGAATTAGAAAGCTGAACATTATTGCATCTTACTAATAAGGTTACCTTGAAGATCGAacacaaatattttaaatgttatttttaacaacTAATTGACTTTTGAGCTATTTTGaaatgtttatatttagaGTTGCTTGTTACCTTTTTAACTTCCTTGACTTAACTTCGCGTcacatttattaattatttatatcaaaacattaaaaaatgacagaaaaaggaaaataaCGAcacaaattatttaaatcatttgatatttaAATCCTGCCTTCTTATTAAGATTAGATAttgtatttaattaaatagtAAAAAGTTGAATATATCCCCAAACACAATGGGTGCTTTACCTGAGAACAATATGGAGCAGTTTATGGAATATCTTAAAGAATATGCAGATAATTCCGATGAGAATGATGATGAGCgtgataaatataaagttCAACTTATCAATGAGTACTGTGACAATGAGCGTCTTCAAACTGTGCAATTTGGAAAAGAAGAGGTCAAAATGTTTGATTCAAGAGAGGATATtagtaataaaaatatacagCCTTTCAAAACAAATAGTAATAGAGGGGCTTTAAAACCTATAATTAAAGCTGTAGAAAAGATATCTATGGATAATAATGTAAACGAAGAGCTAGAAGTCAAGGAATGCCTAGCTGCATGTTTTAGTCTGTGTTCtgttgatgaagaaaaatttactGATCTTAGCATTTCTAAGAAATTGCGTCGTCTGTATATATCCATTGGATCTGCTTTCAAGGTAAAggaattatttttctattGGGTCAGAATgagaattgaaaatgagTTACAGAAACAAATATCTGATCAAGaattacaaataaaattactaaaacaaaatttaacTGATATAACAGATAGTGAAAAGACACGGACCCTAGAGTTAttaaatttccaaaataaatataacaaaacGATATTAGAGAAAACAGAATTGGAGGATAAAGTTAAAATGCTTGATGTGTCAGTTGAtactttaaaaaaagaactGTTGGGAACAGAAGATACAATAAGTGatcttgaaaattttaaagaacAGTGCATAATTAAGAAATTAGAAGTGGCAGAATTAGATACAGAAGTAAAAcgtttaaataataaaaatatggaATGGAGAAAAAAATCTAACGAATATAAATTGGATTTGAGCAGGAGAGATGCTGAAGTAAAGGAAGCTCAAATGAAACAGCAAGAACTGttgattaaatttgaacacttaaaaaaatatatgataatCTTGACAATAATATTCAGAATGATAAGTTTAGATATTTTGAGTTAATAGAACAGAATCATGCTTATATGAATGAAATAGCagatttgaaagaaaagtATCACGAAGcttcaaattatttgagGAAAATGAAAGttgatttgaaagaaaatttgaatttaggATATGTTAGAGAGAaagaaatggaaaaaaTCAAGATCAAAAAcgatgaatatttaaatgaattaatcTATGCTTCTGAtgtaaaaaagaaattagaaTTAGAAATAGAAAGTCTTAAAGctgaagatattaaaaacaaaatactATTAGGACACTTGgaaaaaatagtaaaacAATAAGAAACACAATCAAAGAGTTTAAAAATGACTTTAAAAGTGgttgaaaaaaatgcaaAAGGAACCTCAGATGACGAGTAATTAATCAAATATCAATCGTTATATGAGATGTATAATTTACAACACTATTTTTTCTCACTCtaattatcaatttctttaaaggCAACTTAATAGATCTCATATacataaaaattatttaatatatttttatttcaatacaAATTTGAACTTTATAAGTTTATAccttaaataatatttttatcttatTAAGTTCTTGAGATAAATTCTACCCGAATTGTAGTTCATAACAATTGAAGATGccaatttttattttgaataatgtTTTTTGAAACGGTTAGCTGCAGTTAAATAAGTTTATGTAATTTAGTTAGATAGataaaataagaaaacTAAAGTATCAATCATAAAACAGGAATTTCGAAACGTGCTCTCATATGCCGTTATGATTCAACTGCTTTTCATTGCTCAATAGTTGCATTCATTGttgtaatatattaaaatgttgttagattatatactatatagTCAGATAATCTCTCAggtctcttggacctggatcaatgaattatttagctattgattaccggggtttatatatacatcatatttcaatctaccgttctgtccaacgagacgacgtcgtcgagttgaacacgtacggctgactgatggttctacagtactatttatgcattagaaattctgctattacattctcGTGAgcactattgtttcaggttggcaacaataatctcctaaagaggtaatatctggtattGTGTAGTCACTTATACGACCAGTGACATTTCCAACAGTCTTAtatgtcagaattattgtagtgtatgtgacagaactaagtgtttatgacactttgagtccagaactaatagatcactactaatggaaagaaggtctagaacaatcttccaagtggtaggtgcaaatttctcactacaatgtaaatggctacgcgataaacacagatgtacaatacagcactaaagatcttaggaggatgaatgaacacgtacacatgttcattcaactgtcagattaactcatatataaggagggcatctaactctatatagaatagtttaattacactaataaaagatcaatcgattatttaactataaagaagatggactatactagagcaactgaagtggctaatgacactaacttagatgttggaactacccaacataagcttgtttctccacatTATATCTGTctatctattatattatattccTGTCATAAATCTGTTTATTGTAGTAATCATATTACgataaaaatacaaattagTTGGTTTCGTGGTCTAGTCGGTTATGGCATCTGCTTAACACGCAGAACGTCCCCAGTTCGATCCTGGGcgaaatcattaatttatttttttgcttgGGCATCTCAACCAGCAACACATCGCACTGCAACTTATAAATGATATCATTTATACAATTTATCACGTCTACTGTTTACACAACTATAAACTTCTGTCTTTCATCAATGTAACTTTCAAAACTATTGGATAGAGATAGTTTCGGTAACTTCgttttcaaattatcaatattaaaCACAAAATGATATGGTCTTATTACGACACTGTCATTTGAAACACTTATTCTGGTAATCTCACTAATATCATTCCAcgaagaaaaagaaacagaGATACtttctttcaaattataCTCATTAATTTTCATAACCTCTTTGCTAGTTGGATCTTTTAGTTCATAAAAAGTCAACTCATTTAATCTTGGTAAGTACAATCcttgtattattatcaatcTTGCATTTTCCTTGATTAATGGCTTGAGTTGTAAATGCTCCAAAGATGAACAATTCAAGAATAAAATTGGACTTTTTGAATAACTAAATTTACCAATATTCGATTCATGTTCTAATGGGGCccaattaattatttttgtatgtTTTACACCTTCTGGTATCAAATTAAGTCTAAAATATGGACTGGCATCTCTTGTctcttttaaaatcaattcttttaatagAGAAAGGTTTTCATTTAACGAAGCTGATGCAGAGTAAGTGTCAGCTTTCCCTTTCGTGACTGTCTCAAATTTGAAGCGATGACCAGTAAAGCTTTCTATTGAAGGTAATTCCCAGTTCTTTAACGAGTGGAGTTGAAACAAAAATCTCAAATTTACGTCATTGttcttaaatttttctatgGTGTTAATTGTCAAATCAATGAAGTTGCATTTCtctatatattttgaaatattgattgGTGTCTGATCCTGATTGGCATTAGGTACAATTGATTCTCTAAATGTGATATTCTGTAGAACTGGGCAGTTTACGTTTAAGTACgtcaaataatttttaaatatactttGTGGAGTAGGTGTATTCAGATGTGCTGTGTTATAATGATTCCTCGAACTTGATGaaagaatattgaaaatatagGTATCAATAGTAGTATATCTTATAaacaatttctttaaatttagaaaagtTATTTGTCTAAAATGGATATAGTTAGAGGGGTCATAATAAGATGATGTATTTTCAGAAAGTATGCCAAATAAGTCTGATCCTGCATCGACTTCGTTTCCgtcattttcaaattcaatcaTTAAATGATTACTAAACCTACCTAATAACCATTCTGGAAGTTGTTGAAGAAATGTGACAGCATTCTCCATTATCGAGTTTTTATTAGCTAATTCTATGTTGGAGTAAGAACATAACAGAATATCAAAGTCAATCCGGCCCATATTcacatttttaaaatcaatacGTTTCTTTAAGTCAAATGTAGAGGGTATTATGGTGTTTTCATCtacaataaaaataatttttttaatggATTCCTTGTAGATTATTACCTTGTCATTTTCGGCATCACtcatataaataatactCGAATGTTTAAGTATAGGAGACAAACTTTTCcatttcttaaaatttgattgaGAATCTTTATCCATCGTCAAGGCAATAAAACATAATTTATCCAAAATCAAAGAAAGCAACAAACTGTCgacattttcttttaaaatattgatataatcCAAAACAGAATACACTGAGATATTAtctaattgatttaaaattagtTTGAAGACTTCTGGCGGGAATTTACCAGTCTTCATTCTTTAAGGGTTGTATAGCAGATTCTACTTATTATTGCCTAACTGAAGTAACCTCGAAtactaaaaatataaaattaagtaatactattttattaaaacacAAGTCAATTCTATAATTAGATTCATATGATAAAATAGTTATCTTCACGATAGGTTAATCAATTAACTATACTCTTTCtcaaaaataatcaaatatcGATGATCTTGGAATGAATTTTTCCAGtatcaaaatttcaacatcctaaaaatattgtttccAATTGATCTGTAAcaaaattaagaaaagaGATCTATTCAGCCTGGAATAATTTCCAAGAGGTTATGAGTAATCCTAACGATACTTAACACATAATCACCATTTgctatttatatttaatatagattatctttatataatgtttttgatATAAGAGGACGGTGTAAGAAGAATCCTAGTATTTGAAAATTCTTTTAGTGAGAGTGAAAATAATCCCACCAAAACAATGACAGAGATGACTGCTGGAGagagaaatattaaagaactGTTAGAAGAGTTCAAGTTTGAAAAAATCTTGAATTCTAATCCTCAGAATAAGATGATTTCAGTGCTAGGATCAATTTCGAAAGAAAGTGATGctattgttgttattgaGAAATCTCATTTTCTTCCAGATACCCAATCTGAGGATATCAAGTCATTAACTGGCGCTATAGAGCAATTGTTTAACAACGATTGCTACTTTACTGGTGTCACGGTAGCTACTGAGCATCAAATATCTCAAAAATTACAGCAGCTAAAAGtgaatttaatataccCAGCTACCACAACAcatattcaaaaacaattaCAACAGAAGTTTCATATGATAACCGAAACACCTACAATGTACGAAAATATTGTCAAGCCGTATATAGATGATATGTATAAACAAGGTAGATTAAAATGGGTACATAACATTCTATATGAAGGTGCCGAAGCTGAGAGAATTGTGtatcaaaataatgatatgaTGGTTCTTCCAGATATGAAATGGGATGGCGAAAATATGGACACTTTCTACTTAGTGGCTTTAATAAAAAGACTTGATATCAAATCATTACGGGATTTGAATCAATCTCATATTCCATATTTAAAGCAAATATTATGTGATATCAAGACAAACATCCCAAAACTATACAACAACCAGATCAATGCAGATGAATTGCgtatatttattcattatcaaCCTTCATACTACCATTTCCACATTCACATCGTAAATATATTGCATTTAGGATTAGGAAACGGCTTGGTAGCAGGAAAGGCTTGGTTATTAGAAGATATTTTAGAccaattagaaaatatggCACCTTCAAAAGACGGCTTCAAAGATAGAACGCTCACATATGCATTGGGTGAAAACCATGAATTATGGtctaaatttaaataagaATCATGTTGAACATACCCTGAACTTTAATCTATATTAACCAATGTccatattttgaaattataaaatgtcTCTTAGTAAGCTTAATACAATCGTTTAGAGGTCGCGCCGACCATTGTACAGTTAGTCATTATGAAATTTGTGAAAAGTTCCTcaagaatatatttatttatagcgagttaagaatatttaaataaatacagttagtataaatatgtatataaggataccaatttattaaaatgtaCTTTTAAAGTTCAATTACAGTTCCGTTTCCCGTCTGCTTTCAGTTTATTTGAACTTTTTGTTATCTGATAAGAGATATCAATTGATCAATTGCAAAACAAGGCAGTGGGATATTGTgctattttaaaattttctaatagCTAAAATGATGCAATATCAGAATATTTGGAAAAAGTCTCTCTTGACTACACAAAACCGGTTTTTCTCTAATTCTGTCTCAAGATTGGGGACCAATGGTAAAAGAAAGGCTACTGGTGTCGTATTCATGAATATGGGTGGTCCAGCCACACTCCATGAAGTACATGATTTCTTATACCAACTATTTGCAGACTATGATCTAATTCCGATTAGCAAGAAATATCAGCCAACGATTGCCAAATACATTGCCAAATTCCGTACTCCAAAGATTGTAAAACAATATTCCGAAATTGGTGGTGGATCTCCAATTCGTAAATATACTGAATATCAAGCTAAAGAAGTTTGTAAAATCTTAGATAAAACCAACCCAGAAACTGCTCCTCACAAACCATACGTTGCTTTTCGTTATGCTAAACCATTAACTGATGAGACTTACcaaaaaatgttaaagGATGGTATAACTAAAGCTGTAGCATTTACACAATATCCACAATTTTCCTACTCCACAACAGGTTCATCGTTAAATGAACTATGGAGACAGATCAAGAAGTTTGATCCAGAAAGAAAGATCAGTTGGTCTACTATCGACCGTTGGCCTACAAACGAGCACTTGGTCAATGCATTTgctgaaaatattaaacgAAAGCTTGAAGAATTTCCAGAAGATATAAGAAGTGAAgttattttgttattttcaGCACATTCATTACCAATGGACGTAGTGAATACTGGTGATGCTTATCCTGCTGAAGTTGCCAGTACTGTATATAACGTTATGGAAAAACTGAAATTTAGCAATCCTTATAGATTAACTTGGCAATCACAAGTGGGTCCAAAACCATGGTTAGGAGCACAAACCCTAGctatttctaattttttgtCTCCTCAGTCTAAGGGCTTGTTATTTATTCCAATCGCATTCACTTCTGATCATATAGAAACCTTGCATGAAGTGGATTTAGGAATCATCGGTGAGTCTGAACACAGAgcaaaattgaaaagatgTGACTCTCTTAACGATAGTCCAACATTCATCAAAGCAGCTGCTGATGTTGTGAGTGATCATTTAAAGAGTAATCAATTATATTCTAAGCAATTACCATTAGATTTCACCTTGGGTAAATCCAATGACCCAATTGTTGATCTTTCTGAAGTTTTTGGGGATCATAGCAAGAACTAAATTATGAGAAAAAGATACTCTTTCTATTTAATCATTAACGATATTGATTCATTAATGGATGAATCGAtcgatattttatttatttatatattatctatGTGCAATATATCCTGTTTCAAGTGCTAATTAGTTTCTGGAAAACATATTCAATGTAGTGCCtaaataacaacaatatcAATGTATCATTTATAAGTTGCAGTGCGATGTGTTGCTGGTTGAGATGCCcaagcaaaaaaaataaattaatgatttcgCCCAGGATCGAACTGGGGACGTTCTGCGTGTTAAGCAGATGCCATAACCGACTAGACCACGAAACCAACTAATTTGTATTTTGCTTCACCATCTCCCTACCTAACACGCATCACCATCTCTCACAATTATCAATCGCCATTCATCTTCCGTGGCTTATCCACAGATCTCCAACCCACTGTATTCTCGTGCCCATGACCTATACCCATGACCCCATCAACATGCTGCATATCGCTTATGTCCATTAATGCATGATTCCTAAAATTTATCTCTAACGCCCGTCTGATCTCACGGTAATGGAGAGAACATTCATGTGATTAATGCATATACGCGAGACCATCCACGCACTAATTAACCCGTTTAAATTTGCTCTTATGGTGACAATGTACCTTATAGCAATGCAATTGTATCTATAGTATACCCCTACCCATTATAAcgtttatttttataaagaCGCAACTATCGAATTACCAGAAATGTATTATTTAGAACGATATacacttatatatatatcatatatGTATGGCTTATACTAAGTAGGTAATTGATTATCAGAggacatatatatataacttaaCCAATTTGTGCACGACCTGTGATACCAGGGATAGAAATTCTCAATCTATGTGTCAATGGTAATTTTGGAACGATACCAACAAATATAGtcaatataaaatttcCAACGAAGAAATTCAAACTAAAATGACCATAATGAGTGCTAACTAAAAATAACGATATTGGCACAATAAATAGAAACTTTCTTGAAGGAGTATATAAAGTTTCATCATTCAACTGTTCCCACATTGTCAAATTATCATAAGCACCGCCATTGAATTCGAATGGGGTACCTTTAATCAAATGGAACATGACATAGGATCCAATGACATAAGTCATATTAGTCAGAGTCCATGACCATTCGTCTGTAATTATTGGTAGGAAATTGTagaaaagtttcaataatGCAATTATAACAATATGAATGACCCAAGCTCCTTTTTGATCAACCCAAGTAGCATTCATATTTGGAAGCAACTGTTGGTCATTTTCCTCTTCAAAAGTCTCTGGCTCGACGTGTGATATTATACTTGAAGATCTCCTCCGTCTATGATCTTTAACAGGTTCCGAATCCACAGTGGCACTAGTGACTGGTTCTAAACTCTCTTTACATTGACTGAtgttatcaatattttcagTTTCCACAGAGCTACTGTTCTTATAAGATGGGAATGGCTTCAAACCATCTTCTAATGAACTATTATTCAAACTAGTAgatctttttcttcttaaaTTCTGGCTCATCCTGTGTACGTGAGTGTGTCTGTGAGTGTGTGTGCGAGTCTCTATCTATCTATCTCTCTGTCTATCTATGTCCCTTTGAAAAAAGTGGTTTAAGTACACAAGCACATATACATGAGATCTACCTAATCAACATTCCAGTGacatatttaatataaactAGTACAACCATATGAACAATGAAACTTTCTGCcctctatatatattaccACCTAATCCGCTTATGGCAGCCGtcataaataaatttcagAATGTTAGAAACGACGGACGGCGGTGTTACCCGGCTCCTCATGCAACCACGCGTCGCCGCCCGCCCCTTTCCTGCACGCCGGGCGGGCGGCAACAGATGCTTGTTACCCGCCCAAACACAAAGGCGGTGGTTAACGCCCAGCCACCAGGAGACGGGGATCTTCCAACACTGGGAGCTAAGGAGCacacttatatatatacatatatataagtgtGTGCATGTGTGGTTGTTTATATTTGCGGGATTGCAGTTGCGTTCTTGAGTCTGGCAGAGCACAGACAAGTCACACGCCCTCAAACACACAAACACAATGGTTTCACAATTATTCGAAGATAAAGCTAAAGAAGTCAACGAATTAAAGACTAAGCCAAACCAAGATGAGATGTTGAAGTTATACGGTCTTTACAAGCAAGCTACGGTCGGAGACAACACTAATGCCAGTAGACCCTCCATGTTTAACATGAAGGATCGTTACAAATGGGATGCTTGGGAAGCTTTGAAGGGAAAGTCTCAAGAAGATGCCGAATCAGAATACATCGCTTTAGTTGATCAATTGGTTGTCAAATACGGCAAATAAATAGAATCAGTCTATCAATCACTCACTGCCCTCTCCgcaatttttatattgaataatacATACCTCTTCTTTATATCTACTGGCTCTTTTAACTTCGTTCGAATATGCTTATATTCCTTCCATGTGTATTTTGCAGGTTCATCGTCTTGTACGGAGAGCACCGTCCTTTAcgttttt
The Tetrapisispora phaffii CBS 4417 chromosome 11, complete genome DNA segment above includes these coding regions:
- the MCM5 gene encoding MCM DNA helicase complex subunit MCM5 (similar to Saccharomyces cerevisiae CDC46 (YLR274W); ancestral locus Anc_6.71), which encodes MSFDRPEIFSAPVLQGSSPNDDDNTEVIKSFKNFILEFRFDSHFLYRDQLRNALLVKNYSLTVDIEHLISYNEDLYKKLSNEPTDVIPLFERAITDVAKRIAILNRSTADVNPDIGAATDVADIKFPNFQLILNSKANQTLLRDLDSQHVSKIVRLSGIIISASVLSSRATYLSLMCRNCRHTTSIKINNFNTINSSSNVSLPHSCLSSLNTEDDPSGTTPKNCGPDPYIIIHENSQFIDQQFLKLQEVPESVPVGEMPRNILMTCDRYLTNRVVPGTRVTAVGIYSIYQSKKNARSAGGNSGSAVAIRNPYIKVLGIQTDIATAASINGSAMSMFSEEEEEEFLQLSRRPDIYELFTNSIAPSIYGNIDIKRAIVCLLMGGSKKLLPDGMRLRGDINVLLLGDPGTAKSQLLKFVEKVSPIAVYTSGKGSSAAGLTASVQRDPATREFYLEGGAMVLADGGVVCIDEFDKMRDEDRVAIHEAMEQQTISVAKAGITTVLNSRTSVLAAANPIYGRYDDLKSPGENIDFQTTILSRFDMIFIVKDDHNEERDISIANHVINIHTGRAAQNDQDSENSKNELPMEKMKRYITYCRLKCAPRLTPEASDRLSSHFVEIRKQLLINELESTERSSIPITIRQLEAIIRITESLAKLELSPVAEVRHVEESIRLFQASTMDAASQDPIGGLNQGNSGIFTEIRRIEQELKRRLPIGWSTSYTTLKREFVDSNKYSQAALDKALYVLEKHDTIQLRYQGQNIYRNGV
- the TPHA0K01170 gene encoding uncharacterized protein (similar to Saccharomyces cerevisiae DCS1 (YLR270W) and DCS2 (YOR173W); ancestral locus Anc_6.63), with protein sequence MTAGERNIKELLEEFKFEKILNSNPQNKMISVLGSISKESDAIVVIEKSHFLPDTQSEDIKSLTGAIEQLFNNDCYFTGVTVATEHQISQKLQQLKVNLIYPATTTHIQKQLQQKFHMITETPTMYENIVKPYIDDMYKQGRLKWVHNILYEGAEAERIVYQNNDMMVLPDMKWDGENMDTFYLVALIKRLDIKSLRDLNQSHIPYLKQILCDIKTNIPKLYNNQINADELRIFIHYQPSYYHFHIHIVNILHLGLGNGLVAGKAWLLEDILDQLENMAPSKDGFKDRTLTYALGENHELWSKFK
- the MPC54 gene encoding Mpc54p (similar to Saccharomyces cerevisiae MPC54 (YOR177C); ancestral locus Anc_6.69); protein product: MGALPENNMEQFMEYLKEYADNSDENDDERDKYKVQLINEYCDNERLQTVQFGKEEVKMFDSREDISNKNIQPFKTNSNRGALKPIIKAVEKISMDNNVNEELEVKECLAACFSLCSVDEEKFTDLSISKKLRRLYISIGSAFKVKELFFYWVRMRIENELQKQISDQELQIKLLKQNLTDITDSEKTRTLELLNFQNKYNKTILEKTELEDKVKMLDVSVDTLKKELLGTEDTISDLENFKEQCIIKKLEVAELDTEVKRLNNKNMEWRKKSNEYKLDLSRRDAEVKEAQMKQQELLIKFEHLKKYMIILTIIFRMISLDILS
- the BOP2 gene encoding Bop2p (similar to Saccharomyces cerevisiae YLR267W; ancestral locus Anc_6.59), yielding MKTGKFPPEVFKLILNQLDNISVYSVLDYINILKENVDSLLLSLILDKLCFIALTMDKDSQSNFKKWKSLSPILKHSSIIYMSDAENDKVIIYKESIKKIIFIVDENTIIPSTFDLKKRIDFKNVNMGRIDFDILLCSYSNIELANKNSIMENAVTFLQQLPEWLLGRFSNHLMIEFENDGNEVDAGSDLFGILSENTSSYYDPSNYIHFRQITFLNLKKLFIRYTTIDTYIFNILSSSSRNHYNTAHLNTPTPQSIFKNYLTYLNVNCPVLQNITFRESIVPNANQDQTPINISKYIEKCNFIDLTINTIEKFKNNDVNLRFLFQLHSLKNWELPSIESFTGHRFKFETVTKGKADTYSASASLNENLSLLKELILKETRDASPYFRLNLIPEGVKHTKIINWAPLEHESNIGKFSYSKSPILFLNCSSLEHLQLKPLIKENARLIIIQGLYLPRLNELTFYELKDPTSKEVMKINEYNLKESISVSFSSWNDISEITRISVSNDSVVIRPYHFVFNIDNLKTKLPKLSLSNSFESYIDERQKFIVV